A window of the Branchiibius hedensis genome harbors these coding sequences:
- a CDS encoding helicase-related protein produces the protein MQLEQLKQGLRVDGLIPGVTIEVIATQWHGSDTVTLTYKTSAGALGQQNVLRKDQSRLTIATTGSRPFDANASDFKLVAEAQRIKLAGLFDPMLAVATSDVRPLPHQIRAVYGELLPRTPLRFLLADDPGAGKTIMAGLYIKELLLRDDVKRCLVVAPGGLVEQWQDELFFKFGLRFDLLTTQLIDANINVNVFDTNPLLIARMDQLSRNDDLQALLEESEWDLIIVDEAHRMGAHYFGGKLEKTKRFLLGELLGQITRHLLLMTATPHSGKEEDFQLFLTLLDRDRFEGKHDKAVDVTGVMRRMVKEDLLTFDGKRLFPERIAETVPYELTALEQELYEDVTHYVREGMNRADKVGGKRKNTVGFALTVLQRRLASSPEAIYKSLMRRSERLERKKQEILNGTYQESEPAVDLSDIDADDYNAEEFEALEEELIDSATAAQTVEELNAELVELAGLIDTARRVRESGTDRKWSELSRLLQDHALTTDSNGWPRKFIIFTEHRDTLDYLQFKISSLLGRPGAVKAIHGGVGRGERRVITEEFTKNRDVQILIATDAAGEGLNLQAAHLMVNYDLPWNPNRIEQRFGRIHRIGQEEVCRLWNLVAANTREGEVFTRLLEKLEQMRLAYGGKVFDVLGEAFTETPLRSLLLEAIQYGDLPDTRAKMHQVIDASVGDGLKELLNERALASENLAEADLHVLRAAMDEARARRLQPHYIELAFKAAFARLGGHMARREQGRYEITNVPQQIRAAAKGPVATKYDRVTFELDKVQPSDLTRADLLAPGHPLHDAVMDEAVLRFGGSLNRGTVLISSTLDEPHLLVGVVEEVADATGASVARRFGYAFVDSSGTVTPAGPAPYLDCVAAPEGSIVDAARSSPWLAEAEDRATSWITAHQLPDYLAEVQPRRLAELTKSRELVTLRLEKERDRLIYEAAIAGEKEQAGEKPKESSESLNRKAVELDFRLRQRLGILDQQESMSTKPPRIVTAALVLPIGMLEHDVPASAPIHAKETKEVERRGVDLVMARERELGRHPVEQAFNNPGFDILSTDSHGDTYRLEVKARIDGATDFFVTHNEVMVGKNAVPRYRLALVRVDPRGAGYDDVRYLDDPFASTELGDFDATGIRGDWAKQWAKGAAPY, from the coding sequence ATGCAGCTGGAGCAGTTGAAGCAGGGGTTGCGTGTCGACGGACTGATTCCTGGCGTCACGATCGAAGTCATCGCGACGCAGTGGCACGGCAGCGACACCGTGACGCTTACCTACAAGACGTCGGCTGGTGCCCTGGGGCAACAGAACGTTCTCCGCAAGGACCAGTCGAGGCTGACCATTGCAACCACCGGCAGCCGACCCTTCGACGCAAACGCAAGCGACTTCAAGTTGGTTGCCGAGGCGCAACGGATCAAGCTGGCCGGATTGTTCGATCCGATGCTGGCGGTCGCGACCAGCGATGTTCGACCGCTGCCGCACCAGATCAGGGCTGTGTACGGCGAACTCCTGCCGCGAACCCCCCTGCGGTTCCTGTTGGCTGATGACCCAGGTGCAGGCAAGACGATCATGGCGGGCCTCTACATCAAGGAACTGTTGCTGCGTGACGACGTCAAGCGTTGCCTGGTCGTCGCGCCCGGAGGCTTGGTGGAGCAGTGGCAGGACGAGCTCTTCTTCAAGTTCGGACTTCGCTTCGATCTACTCACGACGCAGTTGATTGATGCGAACATCAACGTCAACGTCTTCGACACCAACCCGCTGCTCATCGCCCGTATGGACCAGTTGTCTCGGAACGATGATCTACAGGCGTTGCTCGAGGAGTCCGAGTGGGATCTGATCATTGTCGACGAGGCGCACCGGATGGGTGCGCACTACTTCGGCGGCAAACTGGAGAAGACGAAACGATTCCTGCTCGGGGAGTTGCTGGGTCAGATCACCCGCCACCTGCTCTTGATGACGGCAACCCCTCACTCGGGCAAGGAGGAGGACTTCCAGCTCTTCTTGACGTTGCTGGACCGCGACCGATTTGAAGGCAAACACGACAAGGCGGTAGACGTCACCGGAGTGATGCGTCGCATGGTCAAGGAGGACCTGCTGACCTTTGACGGCAAGCGGCTCTTCCCTGAACGAATTGCCGAGACGGTGCCCTACGAGTTGACCGCGCTGGAGCAGGAGCTCTATGAAGACGTAACTCACTACGTGCGCGAGGGGATGAACCGCGCGGACAAAGTGGGTGGCAAGCGCAAGAACACCGTCGGCTTCGCACTCACGGTGCTCCAACGACGCCTCGCGTCCTCGCCGGAAGCCATCTATAAGAGCCTGATGCGACGTTCCGAGCGCCTCGAGCGCAAGAAGCAGGAGATCCTCAACGGCACATACCAGGAGTCTGAGCCGGCAGTCGACCTGTCCGATATCGATGCCGACGACTACAACGCTGAGGAGTTCGAGGCGCTGGAGGAGGAGTTGATCGACTCAGCGACTGCGGCGCAGACCGTCGAGGAGCTCAACGCTGAACTCGTGGAGTTGGCAGGCCTGATCGACACGGCACGGCGGGTGCGCGAGTCGGGCACGGACCGCAAATGGTCCGAGTTGTCCAGGCTGCTGCAGGACCATGCGCTCACTACCGACAGCAACGGGTGGCCCCGCAAATTCATCATCTTCACCGAGCATCGCGACACGCTGGACTACCTGCAGTTCAAGATCAGCTCGTTGCTCGGTCGGCCGGGAGCGGTCAAAGCAATTCATGGTGGTGTCGGCCGTGGTGAGCGTCGTGTCATCACTGAGGAGTTCACCAAGAACCGAGACGTCCAGATCCTCATTGCGACCGATGCGGCTGGAGAGGGCCTGAACCTCCAGGCTGCTCATCTGATGGTGAACTACGACCTGCCGTGGAACCCCAACCGGATCGAGCAGCGGTTCGGGCGAATTCACCGCATCGGCCAAGAAGAGGTCTGTCGCCTGTGGAATCTGGTCGCTGCGAACACCCGCGAAGGTGAGGTGTTCACCCGTCTGTTGGAAAAGCTCGAGCAAATGCGCCTGGCGTACGGCGGCAAGGTGTTCGACGTCCTGGGTGAGGCATTCACCGAGACCCCGCTGCGATCCCTCTTACTCGAAGCCATTCAGTACGGCGACCTTCCGGACACGCGCGCGAAGATGCACCAGGTCATTGATGCTTCGGTTGGTGACGGGCTGAAGGAACTGCTCAACGAGCGTGCCCTCGCCTCGGAGAATCTCGCTGAAGCCGACCTGCACGTCTTGCGGGCGGCGATGGATGAGGCGCGGGCGCGACGTCTGCAGCCGCACTACATCGAGTTGGCGTTCAAGGCTGCCTTCGCGCGCTTGGGCGGCCACATGGCCAGGCGCGAGCAGGGCCGGTACGAGATCACCAACGTGCCACAGCAGATCCGAGCCGCGGCCAAGGGCCCCGTTGCCACGAAGTACGACCGCGTGACCTTCGAATTGGACAAGGTGCAGCCTTCTGACTTGACTCGGGCCGACCTGCTTGCGCCAGGTCATCCGCTACACGACGCCGTCATGGACGAAGCGGTCCTCCGGTTCGGTGGATCCCTCAACCGCGGCACGGTGCTGATCTCCTCGACTCTGGACGAGCCGCATCTGCTGGTTGGTGTCGTCGAGGAGGTCGCGGACGCGACCGGTGCTTCCGTCGCGCGCAGGTTCGGGTACGCCTTCGTTGATTCCTCCGGCACTGTTACGCCGGCCGGTCCAGCGCCGTACTTGGATTGCGTTGCCGCGCCCGAAGGGTCGATCGTCGACGCGGCGCGGTCATCGCCCTGGTTGGCTGAGGCCGAAGACCGAGCAACGAGTTGGATCACTGCCCACCAATTACCGGACTACCTCGCCGAGGTTCAGCCACGTCGTCTGGCGGAATTAACCAAGTCCCGCGAACTCGTGACCCTCCGGTTGGAGAAGGAGCGCGATCGCCTCATCTACGAGGCGGCGATCGCAGGGGAGAAGGAGCAAGCTGGGGAGAAGCCGAAGGAGTCCTCAGAAAGCCTGAACCGCAAGGCAGTTGAGCTCGACTTTCGCTTGCGGCAGCGACTGGGCATCCTCGATCAACAGGAGAGCATGTCGACGAAGCCGCCGCGCATCGTGACAGCTGCTCTGGTGCTTCCGATCGGCATGCTGGAGCACGACGTGCCCGCCAGCGCCCCGATCCACGCCAAGGAAACCAAGGAAGTTGAGCGCCGCGGGGTTGACCTGGTCATGGCTCGTGAGCGGGAGCTTGGACGGCACCCCGTCGAGCAGGCATTCAACAATCCAGGATTCGACATTCTCTCCACCGATAGCCACGGCGACACCTACCGGCTCGAGGTGAAAGCGCGGATCGACGGTGCCACCGACTTCTTCGTCACTCACAACGAGGTCATGGTCGGTAAGAACGCTGTGCCGCGTTATCGCCTCGCGCTCGTCAGGGTGGACCCGCGGGGCGCTGGATACGACGACGTGCGGTACCTCGACGATCCGTTCGCGAGCACCGAGCTGGGTGACTTCGACGCGACCGGGATTCGTGGCGACTGGGCGAAGCAGTGGGCAAAGGGCGCTGCACCGTACTAG
- a CDS encoding DEAD/DEAH box helicase — MSVVRDAQPAWAVLPIEPETPPALGAVATDRAAKQALGGNTTILASLTSEVEQSLQAESRASGIRKLFAGKKAVAAAERAARHLDEWAAWASANNLTERLATVDRHTQPISIAPGDLLNPAIRWDEWWAPSAVEIQIVQASVFRRLHKALAVLGPLAAQASSLRKESIAAGDLVRVAETRKLVGEILINRLRDTTQERLRLGGLEQAGFDTVLKVLEYRGPLAVLPGIGDVSATRIKAAARTVWRTTYDETPVLLDINERRPEAANLLACLHRWDKLRRTLNSPTLLQMVGGLNHLSRPMRPNVAQVVVGAYPEQTVDELLTKIESLCAAADQVAPLDFSATEEDPWNDFLRRPADYFAMLDELGFVTEDPKRVHGDLPDEIIEAVRRQQLDKTFLLGSLRGYQDFGARFALAQRKVIIGDEMGLGKTFEAIAVLAHARSIGGHHSMVICPAAVVTNWMRELSSKSTLTAHRLHGQHRAAALHAWVRRGGVAVTTFESLGWLNQSESWPEVTAVIVDEAHYIKNPSARRSARTTQRIHEADYAVLLTGTPMENRIDEFRTLVGYVRPDLLVHTNEFTPQRFRRQVAPAYLRRNVEDVLDELPSSVEVDEWLPLSTSDARAYERSVIDGNFMAMRQAAFDDPTNSEKLRRLQVIVAEAESNGRKVVVFSYFRTVLTTIAEHLDGTVIGPLTGSVPADARQQMVDTFSSAEHGAVLLAQIVAGGVGLNIQAASVVAICEPQLKPTIEWQAIARARRMGQLETVQVHRLLSEEGVDRRVTEILAHKARLFDEFARVSESANVAPEAFDISDAELAQQVVAAERERILSGPVTSQDDSDPSLD; from the coding sequence ATGAGCGTCGTCCGGGATGCGCAGCCCGCGTGGGCAGTGCTCCCCATCGAGCCCGAGACTCCTCCCGCGTTGGGCGCCGTTGCGACCGACAGGGCGGCGAAACAAGCGCTGGGCGGGAACACGACGATTCTCGCCAGCCTCACGTCTGAGGTCGAGCAATCGCTGCAGGCCGAGTCGCGAGCATCAGGCATTCGGAAGCTCTTTGCCGGGAAAAAGGCCGTCGCCGCTGCCGAGCGAGCGGCACGCCACCTCGATGAATGGGCAGCCTGGGCATCGGCCAACAACCTGACCGAGCGACTCGCCACAGTCGATCGCCACACCCAGCCGATCAGCATCGCACCCGGTGACCTGTTGAATCCCGCGATCCGTTGGGACGAATGGTGGGCCCCTTCCGCCGTGGAGATACAGATCGTTCAGGCGAGTGTCTTTAGGCGCCTTCACAAAGCGCTCGCTGTTCTCGGGCCGCTTGCTGCCCAGGCCAGCTCCCTTCGCAAGGAATCGATCGCTGCGGGGGATCTCGTCCGCGTTGCCGAGACGCGAAAGCTGGTTGGCGAAATATTGATCAACCGGCTCCGCGACACCACGCAGGAGCGACTTCGGCTTGGCGGTCTGGAGCAGGCCGGCTTTGACACTGTGCTGAAGGTGCTGGAGTACCGGGGTCCGTTGGCTGTCCTTCCCGGTATCGGTGACGTCTCTGCCACTCGCATCAAAGCAGCCGCACGCACCGTGTGGAGGACGACGTACGACGAGACACCCGTCCTCCTCGACATCAACGAACGACGCCCAGAAGCTGCGAATCTGCTTGCCTGCCTGCACCGCTGGGACAAGCTACGACGAACTCTCAACTCCCCGACCCTGTTACAGATGGTCGGGGGACTCAACCACCTCAGCCGGCCGATGCGACCCAACGTCGCACAGGTTGTGGTTGGCGCGTATCCAGAGCAGACCGTCGACGAGCTGCTCACCAAGATCGAGAGTCTCTGTGCGGCTGCCGATCAGGTTGCGCCGCTCGACTTCTCGGCGACCGAGGAGGATCCCTGGAACGACTTCCTTCGCCGACCTGCGGACTATTTCGCGATGCTCGACGAATTAGGCTTCGTCACCGAGGACCCCAAGCGAGTGCACGGCGACCTCCCGGACGAGATCATTGAAGCGGTGCGTCGGCAGCAACTCGACAAGACGTTTCTGCTCGGCTCCCTGCGTGGCTATCAGGACTTTGGAGCACGATTCGCCTTGGCGCAGCGCAAGGTGATTATCGGTGACGAGATGGGCCTCGGAAAGACTTTCGAGGCCATCGCGGTGTTAGCTCATGCCCGATCTATCGGAGGACATCACTCCATGGTGATCTGCCCGGCTGCTGTCGTCACGAACTGGATGCGGGAGTTGTCGTCCAAGTCGACGCTGACCGCACACCGGCTGCATGGTCAGCACCGCGCTGCGGCGCTGCACGCGTGGGTTCGACGCGGAGGGGTCGCCGTGACAACCTTCGAATCTCTCGGCTGGCTTAACCAGTCCGAGTCCTGGCCGGAGGTCACCGCAGTGATCGTCGATGAGGCTCACTACATCAAGAACCCGTCGGCCCGACGAAGCGCGAGGACGACGCAGCGCATCCATGAAGCCGACTATGCGGTGCTACTGACGGGCACCCCGATGGAGAACCGGATCGACGAGTTCAGAACGCTTGTCGGCTACGTTCGACCCGATCTCCTGGTGCACACCAATGAGTTCACGCCGCAACGTTTCCGACGGCAAGTGGCGCCCGCATATCTGCGGCGCAACGTTGAAGACGTCCTTGACGAGTTACCCTCCAGCGTCGAGGTTGACGAGTGGCTGCCCTTATCCACCAGTGATGCCCGCGCCTATGAGCGGTCGGTCATCGACGGCAACTTCATGGCGATGCGACAAGCTGCGTTCGACGACCCCACGAACTCGGAGAAACTCCGTCGCCTACAAGTGATCGTCGCCGAGGCGGAGAGCAACGGTCGCAAGGTCGTCGTGTTCTCCTACTTCCGTACCGTGCTGACCACCATCGCTGAACACCTCGACGGGACCGTCATCGGCCCGCTGACAGGATCCGTTCCGGCTGACGCACGCCAGCAGATGGTAGATACCTTCTCATCGGCCGAGCACGGAGCAGTGCTGCTCGCACAGATCGTCGCAGGAGGGGTCGGCCTCAACATCCAGGCCGCCTCAGTCGTCGCGATCTGCGAGCCGCAACTGAAGCCGACCATCGAGTGGCAGGCCATCGCTCGGGCACGGCGGATGGGTCAACTCGAAACGGTTCAGGTGCACCGGTTGCTCTCAGAAGAAGGAGTCGATCGACGGGTGACCGAAATCCTCGCTCACAAGGCGAGGCTCTTCGATGAATTTGCACGGGTCAGCGAGTCGGCGAACGTTGCACCCGAGGCATTTGACATTTCGGACGCCGAACTCGCACAGCAAGTCGTTGCTGCAGAGCGAGAGCGCATTCTGTCGGGTCCCGTTACCTCGCAGGATGATTCGGATCCTTCGCTCGACTAG
- a CDS encoding MazG-like family protein: MSDLQEIRDAVRQFIAERDWQQFQDPKSLLLALVGEVGELAELVQWLPAEEARSRIAKEPLHTRVAEEMADVLIYLVGMADQCNIDLHEAALAKVERNSRKYPVSEFLGEAPHRG, encoded by the coding sequence GTGTCTGACCTTCAGGAAATCCGCGACGCCGTGCGGCAGTTCATCGCCGAACGTGACTGGCAGCAGTTCCAAGACCCCAAGTCGTTACTGCTTGCACTGGTCGGTGAAGTGGGGGAGTTGGCCGAACTCGTGCAGTGGTTACCCGCTGAGGAAGCGCGGTCTCGAATCGCCAAGGAACCACTGCACACCCGGGTCGCTGAGGAGATGGCTGACGTGCTGATCTATCTGGTCGGGATGGCAGATCAGTGCAACATTGACTTGCATGAGGCGGCGCTCGCGAAGGTCGAACGGAACAGTCGGAAATATCCCGTTTCCGAATTCCTTGGTGAGGCTCCGCATCGAGGGTGA
- a CDS encoding DUF2075 domain-containing protein, translating into MTLYRTTAEALSGHEEMLVKHLAEQMTITTGRSPAPGERHSWSRSIPALRADLISAGLGSVEMLIEYQLPLTSKRADVVLVGRHPRTGGPSYVIVELKQWSRAVSFEGDPNLVLIEAYGHRPVTHPVLQVRDYREYLVDFTTVLADQADAVAGVAYLHNATNSEVSDLLQLPGDDRGRLFTGQDRGAFVEYLKSRFDAESGATYADELLHSRIAPSRQLLTVAAEEVQRREMFTLLDEQRDAYNFVLHAVERARRENSKTAVIVTGGPGSGKSVIALSLLGELSRQGRTVLHATGSRSFTQTLRKVAGARSTSVKKMFQYFNSFMAAEPNDLDVLILDEAHRVRETSANRWTKAQFRTGRPQLDELFSAARVPVFLLDEHQVVRPGEQGTVEDIEKYAAERGIQVQRISLEDQFRCGGSAAYVDWVQRLLELTPGGPIAWEGDERFDVEVVDSPNELEQVMQAHRDAGFGARLSAGYCWPWSDPRPDGSLVNDVVIGDWSHPWNLKGDRAIGGAPPAALWASDDAGFGQVGCVYTAQGFEYDYAGVIIGPDMVIRGGRWVTDRSKNRDPDFKNTKKVSDQDFDRLVRNVYKVLLTRGMQGVAIYSPDEETRESLRSLITTRSRTERSA; encoded by the coding sequence GTGACGTTGTACCGCACTACCGCCGAGGCTCTGTCCGGCCACGAGGAAATGCTGGTGAAGCATCTGGCGGAGCAGATGACGATCACCACCGGTCGCTCCCCTGCGCCCGGGGAACGTCATTCGTGGAGTCGCAGTATCCCTGCGTTGAGAGCCGACCTGATCTCCGCTGGTCTTGGCAGCGTCGAGATGCTGATCGAGTACCAACTCCCGTTGACCAGCAAGCGGGCTGACGTCGTTCTCGTCGGTCGGCACCCGCGAACTGGCGGCCCGTCGTACGTCATCGTCGAACTGAAGCAGTGGAGCCGCGCGGTCTCCTTCGAGGGCGACCCGAACCTGGTGCTCATCGAGGCGTACGGTCACCGCCCGGTGACCCATCCGGTGTTGCAGGTGCGCGACTATCGCGAGTACCTGGTCGACTTCACCACGGTGCTGGCCGACCAGGCCGACGCTGTCGCCGGTGTCGCCTACTTGCACAACGCCACTAACTCGGAAGTGAGCGACCTTCTGCAGTTGCCGGGTGACGACCGCGGTCGGTTGTTCACCGGTCAGGACCGAGGTGCGTTCGTCGAATACCTGAAGTCACGGTTCGACGCGGAGTCCGGAGCGACGTACGCCGATGAGCTTCTGCATAGCCGGATCGCACCTTCCCGCCAACTCCTCACTGTCGCAGCCGAAGAGGTGCAGCGGCGGGAGATGTTCACGCTGCTGGATGAACAGCGCGACGCGTACAACTTCGTTCTGCACGCGGTTGAACGTGCCCGTCGAGAGAACTCGAAGACCGCGGTAATCGTCACCGGCGGACCAGGGAGCGGTAAGAGTGTCATCGCGCTGTCGCTTCTCGGTGAGTTGTCGCGGCAGGGACGAACTGTCCTGCACGCCACGGGCTCTCGGTCGTTCACGCAGACTCTCCGCAAGGTTGCTGGAGCACGGTCCACATCGGTGAAGAAGATGTTCCAGTACTTCAACTCGTTCATGGCGGCCGAACCGAATGACCTCGACGTCCTGATCCTCGACGAGGCACACCGAGTCCGGGAGACCTCAGCCAATCGATGGACCAAAGCACAGTTCCGTACTGGACGCCCGCAATTGGACGAGTTGTTCTCTGCCGCAAGGGTCCCGGTCTTTCTGCTCGACGAGCATCAGGTCGTGCGGCCTGGCGAGCAGGGCACCGTCGAGGACATCGAGAAGTATGCGGCCGAGCGGGGCATTCAGGTCCAGCGCATCTCGCTGGAGGACCAGTTCCGTTGCGGCGGCTCCGCGGCCTACGTCGACTGGGTGCAACGACTGCTTGAGCTCACACCCGGTGGACCCATCGCCTGGGAGGGTGACGAGCGCTTCGACGTTGAGGTTGTCGATTCGCCGAACGAGCTTGAACAGGTGATGCAGGCACATCGGGACGCAGGTTTCGGGGCACGCCTGTCCGCGGGCTACTGCTGGCCGTGGAGCGATCCTCGACCTGACGGCTCACTGGTTAACGATGTCGTGATCGGCGACTGGTCACACCCGTGGAACCTCAAGGGCGACAGGGCAATCGGTGGAGCGCCCCCAGCGGCTCTTTGGGCGTCGGACGACGCAGGCTTCGGTCAAGTCGGATGTGTCTACACAGCGCAGGGTTTCGAGTACGACTACGCCGGAGTGATCATCGGTCCGGACATGGTCATACGTGGCGGCCGATGGGTGACCGACCGCAGCAAGAACCGTGACCCCGACTTCAAGAACACCAAGAAGGTCAGCGACCAAGATTTCGACCGATTGGTGCGCAACGTCTACAAGGTTCTACTCACGCGCGGGATGCAGGGCGTGGCGATCTACTCTCCGGATGAGGAGACGCGTGAGTCTCTTCGATCTCTGATCACAACTCGCTCACGCACCGAGCGTTCGGCGTGA
- a CDS encoding SIR2 family NAD-dependent protein deacylase yields MSTTDHTLDPESAHLFVVHGRLEAVYYDAAIIPTDNAFSIRPQWDDVTGKSKAEPTDWSTKKWGVIVEAGPPVLAVSVGGASPSSIENILSRLERCLEWVRDHVTAGLDRQHPIVVLPVIGIDGGGHGDYRGHVIKALVSALRKHVVTYAIDIVLVAKELSVYSAVQWARRMDDVPLPSNLEGFAVGLGSRARTGELALLLGAGVSAAAGLPSWDELLHSLDGKTEKDTLLSPTDRADLIQKDDPEHFQDLVCKQIGTATTPSLLHALLASLACREVVTTNYDLLYETAAGAAGRPPQVLPWSPVQADRPWLLKLHGDIKHPDSIVLTRRHMVTYDAKNRPSTALFESLLLTRHLLIVGTSMTDDNVLRMLHEVSEYRKVFVEGDKPTVVGTVLDTDLQKERTALWDGELAWCPLRVDANDKLNYRKLELLLDRIAFHASNDSSWLLDERFADLLDPADQERAARARELARNLGADTTWEPLRDALRELGVCDTTQR; encoded by the coding sequence ATGAGCACCACGGACCACACTCTCGACCCTGAAAGCGCACACCTCTTTGTGGTGCATGGACGACTTGAGGCGGTCTACTACGACGCTGCGATCATCCCCACCGACAATGCGTTCAGCATCCGGCCGCAGTGGGATGACGTCACCGGAAAGTCCAAGGCTGAGCCCACCGACTGGTCCACGAAAAAGTGGGGCGTGATCGTTGAGGCTGGACCACCGGTTTTGGCAGTCAGTGTTGGTGGGGCGTCCCCCTCGTCGATCGAAAACATTCTTTCCCGACTAGAGCGCTGTCTTGAGTGGGTCCGCGATCACGTGACCGCCGGGCTCGATCGCCAACATCCCATCGTCGTTCTCCCGGTAATCGGTATCGACGGAGGTGGGCACGGCGACTACCGAGGGCATGTCATCAAGGCACTAGTAAGCGCACTTCGAAAGCACGTGGTGACCTACGCCATCGACATCGTCCTAGTCGCAAAGGAACTCTCCGTCTACAGCGCGGTCCAATGGGCTCGCCGAATGGACGATGTTCCCCTGCCATCCAACCTCGAGGGGTTTGCAGTTGGCCTCGGCTCCCGCGCGCGCACCGGCGAACTGGCACTGCTGCTCGGTGCCGGAGTGAGCGCCGCAGCGGGACTACCGAGCTGGGATGAACTGTTGCATTCGCTCGATGGAAAGACTGAGAAGGACACCCTGCTGTCACCGACCGATCGCGCAGACTTGATCCAGAAGGACGACCCCGAGCACTTCCAAGACCTTGTTTGCAAGCAAATCGGCACAGCGACCACACCGTCACTGCTGCACGCTCTCCTGGCAAGCCTCGCCTGCCGCGAGGTGGTGACTACCAACTACGACCTTCTCTACGAAACGGCCGCCGGCGCGGCGGGCCGGCCGCCGCAAGTTCTCCCGTGGTCGCCGGTACAGGCCGATAGACCCTGGCTGCTGAAACTTCACGGCGACATCAAGCATCCCGATTCGATTGTGTTGACCCGTCGGCACATGGTCACCTACGACGCTAAGAACCGACCCTCGACCGCACTATTCGAGTCGCTGCTATTGACTCGACACCTGCTTATCGTCGGGACGTCCATGACCGACGACAACGTCCTGCGGATGCTTCACGAAGTCAGCGAGTATCGCAAGGTCTTCGTTGAAGGCGATAAGCCGACGGTCGTCGGTACGGTGCTCGACACTGACCTGCAGAAGGAGCGCACCGCCCTGTGGGACGGCGAACTCGCGTGGTGCCCGTTGAGAGTCGATGCCAATGACAAACTGAACTACCGCAAGCTAGAGCTACTTCTGGACCGGATCGCCTTCCACGCCTCGAATGATTCGTCGTGGCTACTTGATGAGCGGTTCGCCGACCTCTTAGACCCGGCAGATCAGGAGCGCGCAGCTCGGGCTCGGGAGCTTGCCCGCAACCTGGGTGCCGACACCACATGGGAGCCATTGCGCGATGCCCTCCGCGAGTTGGGAGTTTGCGACACAACGCAGCGGTAG
- a CDS encoding ADP-ribosylglycohydrolase family protein: MKLTTAQQDRACGAILGTATGDALGAGYEFDGVRPGPDGPQMIGGGLGGFDPGEWTDDTSMMYAVLAPLAFSPSCEGIDLDRVAAGFKQWYAGGPADVGVQTSRVLSAADPTAASMSSAAASLHERTGRTAGNGSLMRTAPVALGYLDDPDELVGAALAVSGLTHHDPLAGQACVLWSLAIRHAILHGEFDIRGGLAFLPASSRDYWTGLIDEAETKPPSTFRANGSAMGAFQAAWAAISQTPVPTDGPACQYLTDALATAIGIGHDTDTVAAIAGGLLGARWGASAVPAKYRRPLHGYPGITGERLVELAHLASNGGRAGHLGWPLKERLDYSSWERTDVLVRHPADDGVWLGGVGALENLPPSVDALVSLCLVGRSQVPEGLEHIAFRLIDSADPAANPNLEFVINDAAAMVAALRDEGKTVFLHCVRAESRTPTVAAAYAGLRGIDPRDALAEIQRVLPNASPNTRFRSVLFV, from the coding sequence ATGAAACTGACTACAGCACAACAGGATCGGGCGTGTGGCGCGATTCTGGGTACGGCGACCGGTGACGCCCTGGGGGCCGGGTACGAGTTCGACGGGGTGCGTCCCGGTCCGGACGGACCGCAGATGATCGGTGGCGGGCTGGGCGGATTCGATCCGGGGGAGTGGACCGACGACACCTCGATGATGTACGCCGTGCTCGCACCGTTGGCGTTCTCACCGTCCTGCGAGGGGATCGATCTGGATCGGGTAGCGGCGGGGTTCAAGCAGTGGTACGCCGGTGGGCCGGCTGACGTCGGCGTGCAGACCTCACGGGTGCTCAGCGCCGCAGATCCGACTGCGGCGTCGATGAGTTCGGCGGCGGCGTCGTTGCACGAGCGCACCGGTCGCACCGCTGGCAACGGTTCGCTGATGCGGACGGCGCCGGTGGCGTTGGGGTACCTCGACGATCCCGATGAACTCGTGGGAGCGGCGCTCGCGGTCAGTGGGCTGACGCACCACGATCCGTTGGCGGGGCAGGCGTGCGTGTTGTGGTCGTTGGCCATCCGGCACGCAATCCTGCACGGCGAGTTCGACATTCGCGGTGGGCTGGCCTTTCTGCCGGCGTCCTCTCGGGACTACTGGACGGGGTTGATCGACGAAGCGGAGACCAAGCCGCCGTCGACGTTCCGGGCGAACGGTTCGGCGATGGGCGCGTTCCAAGCGGCGTGGGCTGCGATCTCCCAGACACCGGTCCCGACGGATGGTCCCGCGTGCCAGTACTTGACCGACGCGTTGGCGACGGCGATCGGCATCGGGCATGACACCGACACGGTCGCGGCGATCGCGGGTGGGTTGCTCGGTGCGCGCTGGGGTGCCTCGGCGGTGCCGGCAAAGTATCGCCGGCCGCTGCACGGCTACCCGGGCATCACGGGGGAGCGGCTCGTGGAGTTGGCGCACCTGGCGTCCAACGGTGGCAGGGCCGGTCACCTTGGGTGGCCGCTGAAAGAACGGCTGGACTACTCCTCGTGGGAGCGGACGGATGTGCTGGTGCGGCACCCGGCGGACGATGGCGTCTGGCTCGGCGGAGTCGGTGCGCTGGAGAACCTGCCGCCGTCGGTGGACGCACTGGTCAGCCTATGTTTGGTGGGGCGGTCGCAGGTGCCGGAAGGGTTGGAGCACATCGCGTTTCGGCTGATCGACTCAGCGGACCCCGCAGCGAACCCGAATCTGGAGTTCGTGATCAATGACGCCGCTGCAATGGTGGCTGCCCTGCGGGATGAAGGCAAGACTGTCTTCTTGCACTGCGTCCGTGCCGAGTCGCGCACACCCACGGTTGCTGCTGCCTACGCGGGCCTGCGGGGCATCGATCCGCGAGATGCCCTGGCCGAGATCCAGCGAGTGCTACCCAACGCGTCGCCGAATACGCGATTCAGGTCAGTGCTGTTTGTCTGA